The following coding sequences are from one Paenibacillus stellifer window:
- a CDS encoding Nramp family divalent metal transporter, translating to MLEDTFALGSSVEQDKHRLAAQTAIRGKATGLGRILPFLGPAFIAAVAYLDPGNFATNITAGSKYGYMLLWVIAASNLMAVLIQSLSAKLGIATGRNLPEVARDRFSKGASIALWIQSELVIMATDLAEFLGAALGLYLLFDIPMLAAAIITAAGSFAILELQRRGYRSLEAGIAAMILIVVLAFAFQVITARPDVGSVVQGIVTPRFQGVDSVLLAAGILGATVMPHAIYLHSSLTQHRIVGQNDAEKKKIFKLEFIDILIAMFIAGAVNMAMVVVSAATFFKNGLTVEDLDVAYHQFGQLVGPVTAVSFGLGLLIAGLSSASVGTMAGDVVMQGFINKRINLYLRRAITTLPPLAIILTGVDPTRALVMSQVVLSFGIAFALIPLIIFTSDRKLMGGLVNHRITTILGWIIAGIVVTLNLFLIGQTIIG from the coding sequence ATGTTGGAAGATACCTTTGCACTGGGATCATCCGTGGAGCAAGATAAGCATCGACTCGCCGCCCAGACCGCTATACGCGGAAAAGCCACAGGGCTTGGACGTATTCTTCCTTTTCTCGGTCCTGCCTTTATCGCGGCGGTTGCTTACCTGGATCCCGGAAATTTTGCGACAAATATTACGGCTGGCTCCAAATACGGATATATGCTGCTGTGGGTTATCGCAGCCTCCAATCTGATGGCTGTACTCATTCAATCCCTTTCGGCGAAGCTTGGCATTGCGACCGGCCGTAATCTGCCGGAGGTCGCGCGAGACCGGTTCTCGAAAGGCGCGTCGATCGCACTATGGATTCAGAGCGAGCTAGTGATCATGGCGACGGATTTGGCCGAATTTCTAGGAGCGGCGCTCGGACTTTATCTATTATTTGATATACCTATGCTGGCCGCCGCCATTATTACAGCTGCCGGATCATTCGCTATCCTGGAGCTTCAGCGGCGGGGTTACCGAAGCTTGGAGGCCGGAATTGCGGCCATGATTTTGATAGTCGTTCTGGCATTCGCCTTTCAGGTAATTACAGCCCGGCCGGATGTCGGCAGCGTTGTACAGGGCATCGTAACGCCCCGGTTCCAAGGCGTGGACAGCGTGCTCCTGGCCGCCGGTATTCTCGGAGCTACCGTGATGCCGCATGCGATCTACCTGCATTCGTCGCTGACACAGCATCGGATTGTTGGACAGAACGATGCGGAGAAGAAGAAGATCTTCAAGCTGGAATTCATTGATATCCTGATTGCCATGTTCATCGCGGGCGCTGTCAATATGGCGATGGTAGTCGTCTCCGCAGCCACCTTCTTCAAGAACGGACTGACCGTAGAGGACCTCGATGTGGCGTATCACCAATTCGGACAGCTGGTAGGGCCGGTTACGGCAGTGTCCTTCGGACTGGGCCTGCTCATCGCGGGACTCTCCAGCGCCTCCGTCGGAACGATGGCGGGAGACGTCGTCATGCAGGGCTTCATCAACAAACGGATCAATCTGTATCTTCGTCGGGCAATCACGACGCTGCCGCCGCTTGCAATTATTCTAACAGGTGTAGACCCGACCCGCGCGCTGGTCATGAGTCAGGTGGTGCTGTCCTTTGGGATTGCGTTCGCCCTGATACCGCTCATTATTTTCACCAGCGACCGCAAGCTGATGGGCGGACTGGTCAACCACCGAATCACTACTATTCTGGGCTGGATCATCGCCGGAATCGTGGTAACGCTGAATTTGTTCCTGATTGGCCAGACGATCATCGGCTGA
- a CDS encoding FtsX-like permease family protein, protein MNINQLIFRNLKKNLSHYSLYVFALIFSVALYFAFVTLQFDPSMDEAKGSIKGAAAMKSASILLVAIVAIFLLYANNIFIKRRSREIGLFQLIGMTRDKIFRLLSAENLLLYIGSLLAGIALGFSVSKLILMILFKVIGVDELAALHFSGKALVQTLIVFGAIYVLIMLMNYSFIKRQSILNLFRATSVTETRVKKISAAEIVIGLLGILLISVGYYVSSKLFGGDFATMNSLFGAMILILASVIIGTYLFYKGSVRFITNLIRKSKNGYLNVNQVLSLSSIMFRMKSNALLLTIITTVSALAIGLLSLSYISYYSAEKSAEQSVPDHFGFSTVQDADRFTEMLKSKDIAYSEKKLEVIQAAFDATQILDTSLDTLKIDPKAMVMPVISEQSAGLDVQKDEVILSGYDDLMQSFMALKSSGNIVLKDLKNSFPLNYTDMHAKHYIDYYYTSGGLPVAIVDDSVFQSLKQNADPKIQKKTSIYIGVNINKKSQIEEANSLFLSKTFGELSHSQLDMSTTQKRNMGMIMFIVAFLGLTFLITSGCILYFKQMGESEEEKGSYTILRKLGFTQGDLLRGLQAKQLFSFGIPLAVGLLHSYFAVRSGWFLFGTELWTPMFIVMIMYTVLYSIFGLLSVLYCKKVIRQAL, encoded by the coding sequence TTGAACATTAATCAGCTCATCTTCCGCAATCTGAAGAAGAATCTCAGTCATTATTCGCTATATGTCTTCGCGCTGATCTTCAGCGTCGCGCTGTATTTCGCATTTGTCACCCTGCAGTTCGATCCTTCGATGGATGAAGCCAAAGGCTCGATCAAAGGTGCGGCTGCGATGAAATCGGCGTCCATCCTGCTGGTAGCGATCGTCGCCATATTTCTGCTCTATGCCAATAACATTTTTATCAAAAGACGAAGCCGTGAAATCGGGTTATTCCAGCTGATCGGCATGACCCGGGACAAAATCTTCCGCCTGTTAAGCGCCGAAAATTTGCTCCTCTACATCGGTTCGCTGCTGGCGGGTATTGCGCTGGGCTTCTCGGTTTCCAAGCTCATTCTGATGATTCTGTTCAAGGTCATTGGAGTCGATGAGTTGGCTGCCCTGCACTTCTCGGGAAAGGCGCTTGTTCAGACCCTAATTGTGTTCGGGGCGATCTATGTCCTCATCATGCTAATGAATTACTCCTTCATCAAGAGACAGAGTATTCTGAATCTGTTCCGGGCGACCTCCGTTACGGAGACGCGGGTGAAGAAAATTTCGGCGGCGGAGATTGTGATCGGATTGCTTGGAATTCTGTTGATTTCAGTCGGGTATTATGTATCCTCCAAGCTGTTCGGCGGGGATTTCGCTACGATGAATTCACTGTTCGGGGCGATGATCTTAATTCTGGCCTCGGTAATTATCGGTACGTATTTGTTCTATAAAGGATCTGTCCGGTTCATCACCAATCTGATCCGCAAGAGCAAGAACGGCTATCTGAACGTCAATCAGGTGCTCTCCCTCTCATCGATCATGTTCCGGATGAAGTCCAACGCGCTGCTGCTGACCATCATAACAACCGTATCCGCTCTGGCAATCGGCCTGTTGTCGTTAAGCTACATCTCGTATTACTCAGCCGAAAAGAGCGCCGAACAGTCGGTCCCCGACCATTTCGGATTCAGCACTGTTCAGGATGCGGACCGGTTCACCGAGATGCTGAAGTCCAAAGACATTGCTTATTCGGAGAAGAAGCTGGAGGTTATTCAGGCGGCGTTCGATGCCACACAAATTCTGGATACGAGTCTGGATACACTGAAGATTGATCCGAAAGCCATGGTGATGCCCGTAATCAGTGAACAAAGTGCCGGACTTGATGTTCAGAAGGATGAGGTCATCCTCTCCGGATACGATGACTTGATGCAATCCTTTATGGCGCTGAAGAGCTCCGGAAACATAGTCCTTAAAGATCTGAAGAACTCATTTCCGCTGAATTACACAGATATGCATGCCAAACATTATATCGACTATTATTACACGAGCGGCGGACTGCCTGTTGCGATTGTAGACGACTCTGTATTTCAATCCTTGAAACAGAACGCCGATCCCAAAATCCAGAAAAAAACCTCAATCTATATTGGCGTCAATATCAACAAGAAAAGTCAGATCGAAGAAGCGAACAGTCTGTTTCTGTCGAAGACATTCGGTGAATTATCCCACTCCCAGCTTGACATGAGCACTACCCAAAAGCGCAACATGGGGATGATTATGTTCATCGTAGCCTTCCTTGGACTCACCTTCCTGATCACCTCGGGCTGCATTCTGTATTTCAAGCAAATGGGTGAAAGCGAAGAGGAAAAAGGCAGCTACACCATCCTTCGCAAGCTCGGTTTCACGCAGGGCGATCTGCTGAGAGGACTTCAAGCCAAGCAGTTGTTCAGTTTCGGCATTCCGCTCGCCGTCGGTCTGCTGCACAGCTACTTCGCTGTCCGGTCGGGCTGGTTCCTCTTCGGAACGGAGCTGTGGACGCCGATGTTCATCGTCATGATTATGTATACCGTGCTGTACTCGATATTCGGTCTGCTGTCTGTCCTGTACTGCAAGAAGGTCATCCGGCAAGCGCTCTAG
- a CDS encoding helix-turn-helix domain-containing protein, with amino-acid sequence MNRVFEYIHDTFTSHISIEELSSVALQSRYHFIRSFKAITGVTPYHYILRLRMNRAKYELESTEATISAISAGLGFASTSQFYRYFVKFVGTTPEQYRINRKRPTLPV; translated from the coding sequence ATGAACCGTGTATTTGAATATATCCATGACACTTTTACTTCTCACATCAGTATTGAGGAGCTGTCTTCCGTCGCTCTCCAGAGCCGATATCACTTTATCCGTTCCTTCAAAGCCATTACAGGTGTCACACCCTATCATTACATCCTCCGGCTGCGCATGAACCGGGCTAAGTACGAGCTTGAATCGACCGAGGCGACCATTTCTGCAATCAGCGCCGGCCTCGGCTTCGCTTCAACCAGCCAATTCTACCGCTATTTCGTCAAGTTCGTCGGAACGACCCCGGAGCAGTACCGGATCAACCGGAAGAGACCGACGCTGCCGGTTTAG
- a CDS encoding GntR family transcriptional regulator, protein MNILLSNSSGEPIYAQIVSQVRQMILQGELAPGTALPSIRQLAKDLQISVITTKRAYEELEREGLVDSLVGKGSFVSGMNQQYIREQRYRLLEEKMREVLRDSRLLGMGLPETIEILKTLDEEAE, encoded by the coding sequence ATGAACATTCTATTGTCCAATTCATCGGGAGAACCGATATATGCGCAAATTGTCAGCCAGGTCAGACAGATGATTCTCCAGGGCGAGCTGGCGCCGGGTACGGCGCTTCCTTCAATCCGGCAATTGGCCAAGGATTTGCAGATCAGCGTAATTACGACCAAACGGGCATATGAGGAGCTTGAACGCGAAGGTCTGGTTGATTCGCTGGTAGGCAAAGGGTCTTTTGTCTCGGGGATGAATCAGCAGTACATCAGGGAGCAGCGCTACCGGCTGCTTGAGGAGAAGATGAGAGAAGTGCTGCGGGACAGCAGGCTCCTGGGAATGGGCTTGCCGGAGACCATCGAAATCTTGAAGACGCTTGATGAGGAGGCAGAGTAA
- a CDS encoding response regulator transcription factor gives MFKLLLIEDDATLFNEIRNRLTQWSYDVYGISDFAKVMERFSEVKPDLVLIDIGLPMFDGFHWCRMIRSHSNVPIIFLSSRDHPTDMVMSIQLGADDFVQKPFHFDVLIAKIQAILRRVHDYSTTEPVTLRTWCGAAVDLDKNTVSNAEGSVQLTRNEIYILKLLIDRRNRIVSREELIKSLWDDERFVSDNTLTVNLNRLRKKLEDIGLDRFIETKVGQGYMAADESDLHDR, from the coding sequence TTGTTCAAGCTGCTGCTGATCGAAGACGACGCAACACTATTTAACGAGATCCGAAACCGGCTGACCCAGTGGTCGTACGATGTGTACGGCATTTCCGATTTTGCCAAAGTGATGGAACGGTTCTCGGAGGTCAAGCCCGATCTTGTGCTGATTGATATCGGACTACCGATGTTCGACGGATTCCACTGGTGCCGCATGATCCGGTCGCATTCCAATGTGCCCATTATCTTTCTCTCTTCCCGGGATCATCCGACCGATATGGTCATGTCGATCCAACTGGGAGCGGACGATTTTGTGCAGAAGCCCTTTCATTTCGATGTGCTGATCGCCAAAATACAGGCTATTCTCCGGCGGGTCCACGATTACAGCACCACCGAGCCTGTGACACTCCGAACCTGGTGCGGCGCCGCCGTTGATCTGGATAAGAATACGGTAAGCAATGCGGAGGGCAGCGTGCAGCTGACCCGCAATGAAATATATATTTTGAAGCTGCTCATCGACCGAAGGAATCGGATCGTCAGCCGCGAGGAGCTCATCAAGAGCTTATGGGATGACGAACGTTTTGTCAGTGACAACACGCTGACCGTCAATTTGAACCGGCTGCGCAAGAAACTGGAGGACATCGGGCTGGACCGGTTCATCGAAACAAAGGTCGGCCAGGGATACATGGCGGCTGATGAGAGTGATCTCCATGATCGCTAA
- a CDS encoding bacteriohemerythrin — MIAWRESYEIGVEEIDCQHRQLLVKLNEFFDACSNQQGREKIEETLKFLKDYTIEHFGSEEGLMNGIHFPELADHQKEHAEFVKTVLELEEQVKAKGVSVLTTIKLNRTLTDWLLNHINKCDRLIGEYMAQRKLQA, encoded by the coding sequence ATGATAGCGTGGAGAGAATCCTATGAAATCGGTGTAGAAGAAATCGACTGTCAGCACCGCCAGCTTCTTGTGAAGCTGAACGAATTTTTCGACGCCTGCTCGAATCAGCAAGGGCGTGAGAAGATTGAAGAGACGCTTAAGTTTCTTAAAGATTATACAATTGAGCATTTCGGCAGCGAAGAAGGCTTGATGAACGGGATTCATTTTCCGGAGCTTGCGGATCACCAGAAGGAGCATGCGGAGTTTGTGAAGACCGTTCTGGAGCTGGAAGAGCAGGTCAAGGCCAAAGGCGTATCTGTACTGACCACGATCAAGCTGAACCGTACGCTGACTGACTGGCTTTTGAACCATATCAACAAATGCGACAGACTGATCGGGGAATACATGGCTCAGCGCAAGCTGCAAGCCTAA
- a CDS encoding ABC-2 transporter permease codes for MSNIVSLIRKDILLSVNYLLFVAAYLVFLSYTTMSNDLFSVSLFVTMPSILLLVNSCMMDVRNMNQQFALSLPVRRSQIVTAKYVSILPYLLFGLGCMFLSYFILELAGRPQSINWHDIGFTILLVPASGAIYLPIYYWLGPKGQQIINTVFFMIIFFGSMNLRHLMESMPWLDDFISRVSGFSLIESMAAGFLYLVFILASYFVSLRIYSARDL; via the coding sequence GTGAGCAACATCGTTTCCCTGATCCGCAAGGACATCTTGCTGTCGGTCAACTATCTGCTCTTCGTAGCGGCGTACCTGGTGTTCCTGTCGTACACGACGATGAGCAATGATCTGTTCAGTGTGAGTCTGTTCGTGACTATGCCTTCCATCCTGCTCCTGGTTAATTCCTGTATGATGGATGTGAGGAACATGAATCAACAGTTCGCGCTCAGTCTTCCGGTGCGGCGCAGCCAGATCGTAACCGCAAAGTATGTGTCGATCCTTCCCTATCTTCTGTTCGGACTGGGCTGCATGTTTCTTTCCTACTTCATCCTGGAATTGGCCGGGCGCCCTCAGAGTATCAATTGGCATGATATCGGCTTCACGATTTTGCTCGTTCCGGCATCAGGCGCAATCTACCTTCCGATCTACTACTGGCTTGGGCCGAAGGGACAGCAGATTATCAATACCGTCTTCTTCATGATCATCTTCTTCGGTTCGATGAATCTTCGCCATTTAATGGAGAGCATGCCGTGGCTGGATGATTTTATCTCCCGGGTATCTGGCTTCAGTCTCATCGAAAGCATGGCGGCTGGGTTTCTCTATTTGGTGTTTATCCTCGCTTCCTACTTCGTATCTCTGCGCATCTATTCTGCGAGGGATTTGTAG
- a CDS encoding ABC transporter ATP-binding protein, with product MSHVVEVQDVCKSFGRFSLKDVNFGVNRGFITGLIGPNGAGKSTIIKMMMDMVRPDKGSIQLLGGHPSEEPSIKDRVGYVSDENIYYEHLTIGRMKTILAPFYKHWDEEAFRKYLEMFELSPKAKIKNLSKGMKMKFSLAVALSHHADLLIMDEPTAGLDPVFRRELLDLLSEQILDDSKSILFSTHITTDLDKIADYIVFLNAGQVVFSDSKEGVLDRYVMIKGGRELLDRDVRKLFVGVRESSVGFEALCKDRSAAKQVFQEDALLETPTLEDIMYFTSKGGKSA from the coding sequence ATGAGTCATGTTGTGGAGGTCCAGGACGTATGCAAATCCTTCGGCAGGTTTAGCTTGAAGGATGTAAATTTCGGTGTGAACAGGGGGTTCATTACAGGGCTGATCGGTCCCAATGGGGCAGGAAAGAGCACGATAATCAAAATGATGATGGACATGGTTCGCCCCGACAAGGGCAGCATCCAGCTGCTTGGGGGCCATCCGTCAGAGGAACCCTCGATCAAGGATAGAGTCGGGTATGTGTCGGACGAGAATATATATTACGAGCATCTGACAATCGGTCGGATGAAGACGATTCTGGCCCCTTTTTATAAACATTGGGATGAGGAAGCCTTCCGGAAGTATCTGGAGATGTTCGAGCTGTCGCCCAAAGCCAAGATCAAGAACCTCTCCAAGGGAATGAAAATGAAGTTTTCACTTGCGGTCGCCTTATCGCATCATGCTGATCTGCTGATTATGGACGAGCCAACGGCCGGTCTTGATCCGGTCTTTCGAAGAGAGCTGCTGGACCTCTTGAGCGAGCAGATTCTCGATGACAGCAAGTCGATTCTGTTCTCGACCCACATTACGACCGATCTTGATAAAATTGCGGATTACATCGTTTTTCTGAACGCCGGCCAGGTTGTCTTCAGCGACAGCAAGGAGGGAGTGCTGGACCGGTACGTGATGATCAAAGGCGGGCGGGAGCTGCTGGACCGCGATGTGCGCAAGCTTTTTGTCGGCGTGAGAGAGAGCTCTGTCGGGTTCGAAGCCCTGTGCAAGGACCGCAGCGCCGCGAAGCAGGTGTTTCAGGAGGATGCCCTGCTGGAGACACCGACTCTTGAAGACATTATGTATTTCACTTCCAAGGGAGGAAAAAGCGCGTGA
- a CDS encoding sensor histidine kinase produces MIANFLKERLSWILMFILGQAIIVFIAYLDNMIPLQPVLYIVFLSMIAFAAFLVLRYRNETRFYRSLKDWESSLDLTEITKADSPFERLVEDSLIGQTERLKRDASLERTRFELEQDELLSWIHEVKTPLTTMHLIIERMDDSSLKVQLTYEWLRIHLLLDQELHRKRISFIENDLYMEKVSLNALVVGEIRTLKSWCIAKGIGFELQLDMDEVLSDAKWLAFILRQILTNAVKYSQDGEIIVRSYVREDQTVLEITDFGRGIDSRDLPRIFDKGFTSTMEHHDNASTGMGLYLVRRAADPLGIRISVRSAPGEGSTFTLVFSKRNEFVKLSGV; encoded by the coding sequence ATGATCGCTAACTTTTTGAAGGAACGGTTGAGCTGGATTCTCATGTTCATCCTTGGGCAGGCCATTATTGTGTTCATCGCTTATTTGGACAATATGATCCCGCTTCAGCCGGTGCTCTACATCGTGTTTCTGTCCATGATCGCTTTTGCCGCCTTTCTGGTCCTTCGCTACCGGAATGAGACCAGGTTCTACCGGAGCCTGAAAGATTGGGAGAGCAGTCTGGATCTAACAGAAATCACCAAGGCCGACAGTCCCTTCGAGCGTCTGGTGGAAGACTCGCTTATCGGACAGACGGAACGTCTGAAGCGCGACGCCTCACTGGAACGGACCCGGTTCGAGCTTGAACAGGATGAGCTTCTCTCCTGGATTCATGAAGTGAAGACGCCGCTCACCACCATGCATCTCATCATCGAACGCATGGACGATTCATCTCTGAAAGTCCAGCTGACGTACGAATGGCTGCGCATCCATCTTCTGCTTGACCAGGAGCTGCACCGGAAGCGCATTTCCTTCATCGAGAATGATCTGTATATGGAAAAAGTCAGCCTGAACGCGCTCGTCGTAGGCGAGATTCGGACACTCAAATCCTGGTGCATCGCCAAGGGCATCGGCTTCGAGCTTCAGCTTGATATGGATGAGGTGCTGAGCGATGCCAAATGGCTGGCTTTTATCCTCAGACAGATTCTCACCAATGCGGTCAAGTACAGTCAGGACGGCGAAATCATCGTCCGCAGCTATGTGCGGGAGGATCAGACGGTGCTGGAAATAACCGATTTCGGCAGAGGCATCGATTCCCGGGATCTTCCCCGAATCTTCGATAAAGGCTTCACCTCCACGATGGAGCATCACGACAATGCCTCAACGGGCATGGGACTGTATCTGGTCCGGCGTGCCGCCGACCCGCTTGGAATCCGAATCAGCGTGCGATCAGCTCCCGGCGAAGGCTCGACCTTTACGCTTGTCTTCTCCAAGCGCAACGAATTTGTGAAGCTGTCAGGCGTGTGA
- the thiD gene encoding bifunctional hydroxymethylpyrimidine kinase/phosphomethylpyrimidine kinase, with amino-acid sequence MDRIVKTLTIAGSDSSGGAGIQADLKTFQEYGTYGFSALTTIVTMDPDNGWHHHVYPVSPELVAEQLKTVFAGGPVDALKTGMLGSAEIVRVAEQAIKKNGQGNVVIDPVMVCKGEDEVLNPESADAIRDLLVPLATVVTPNLFEAGVLSGKGRLSNLDDMKEAAALIKELGAQAVVIKGGKALGGDKAIDLYYDGTDYAVLETDKLEPAHNHGAGCTFAAAITAGLANGMSAKDAVVKAKDFVTAAISSGFSFNAYVGPVFHGGYRLNR; translated from the coding sequence GTGGACAGAATAGTGAAGACCTTGACGATCGCTGGCAGCGACTCCAGCGGCGGTGCAGGCATCCAGGCAGATTTGAAAACTTTTCAAGAATACGGAACCTATGGATTCAGCGCGCTGACGACCATTGTCACGATGGACCCGGACAACGGCTGGCATCATCATGTATATCCCGTCAGCCCGGAGCTGGTCGCCGAGCAATTGAAGACGGTATTCGCCGGAGGTCCGGTGGACGCATTGAAGACAGGCATGCTGGGCAGCGCCGAGATCGTCCGCGTCGCGGAACAGGCGATCAAGAAGAACGGGCAGGGAAATGTAGTCATTGATCCGGTTATGGTGTGCAAGGGCGAGGACGAAGTGCTGAATCCTGAAAGCGCGGATGCGATCCGCGATCTGCTCGTCCCGTTGGCAACTGTTGTTACGCCGAACCTGTTCGAAGCCGGTGTGCTGTCCGGCAAGGGTAGACTGTCGAACCTGGACGATATGAAAGAAGCGGCGGCTCTCATCAAGGAGCTCGGCGCCCAAGCTGTCGTAATCAAAGGCGGCAAGGCGCTGGGCGGTGACAAAGCAATTGATCTGTACTATGACGGTACGGATTATGCCGTACTGGAGACGGACAAGCTTGAACCGGCACATAATCACGGCGCAGGCTGCACATTCGCCGCTGCGATTACAGCGGGGCTGGCGAACGGCATGAGCGCAAAGGATGCGGTAGTCAAGGCAAAAGACTTCGTTACTGCAGCCATCTCATCCGGGTTCTCGTTCAACGCCTATGTCGGACCCGTCTTTCATGGCGGCTACCGTCTTAACCGCTAA
- a CDS encoding metallophosphoesterase, with amino-acid sequence MKVARVILTALAGVLVLGLVNFYIGYHLWLLLKAWFPGTRGAIYWPLFWVAALSYLICRLPWPHALKPAARLLKVIGSYYLALMEFAVILLPLADLLYGILTWSGNRPHLYVLEAGTVVAVLLLVLMIWGSRNAWSTVLRLHELSVAKPLGGQEKLTIAVASDLHLGNIVGNRHLKKMVDRMNAMKPDIILLAGDVLDDSIEPFVRNRMSEQLARLSAKHGVFAVLGNHEYYGGDIGQYTEIMQSIGIRVLQDEVAEAAGVYIVGRKDKTAESMEPGGRMSVADLLEDLDLTRPVIMMDHQPTGFAAAAEAGVDVLLSGHTHRGQIAPNHWITKRLFELDWGYLNKNNLHVIVSSGYGTWGPPIRLASRSEIISLSLTPSG; translated from the coding sequence ATGAAAGTGGCAAGAGTGATTCTGACTGCGCTCGCCGGGGTTCTGGTGCTGGGACTGGTGAACTTCTATATCGGTTATCACCTGTGGCTGCTGCTGAAGGCCTGGTTCCCGGGGACTCGGGGCGCAATATATTGGCCGCTGTTCTGGGTCGCGGCTTTGTCCTATTTGATCTGCCGGCTGCCTTGGCCTCACGCGCTGAAGCCTGCGGCCCGCCTGCTGAAGGTCATCGGCTCCTATTATTTGGCCTTAATGGAATTTGCCGTGATTCTTCTTCCGCTTGCAGATCTGCTGTACGGAATTCTCACCTGGTCTGGCAACCGTCCGCACTTGTATGTGCTCGAAGCGGGGACTGTCGTCGCGGTATTGCTGCTTGTTCTGATGATCTGGGGCTCGCGCAACGCCTGGAGTACGGTGCTCCGGCTGCATGAGCTGTCCGTGGCTAAACCGCTTGGCGGGCAGGAGAAGCTGACTATCGCCGTTGCCTCCGATTTGCATCTCGGCAATATTGTCGGCAACCGCCATCTGAAGAAAATGGTGGACCGGATGAACGCCATGAAGCCAGACATTATTCTGCTTGCGGGCGATGTGCTGGATGACAGCATCGAACCGTTCGTACGCAACCGGATGAGCGAGCAGCTTGCACGGCTATCGGCGAAGCACGGCGTGTTCGCGGTGCTGGGCAATCATGAATATTACGGCGGAGATATCGGGCAGTACACGGAAATTATGCAGAGCATCGGCATCCGTGTTCTGCAGGATGAAGTTGCGGAAGCAGCCGGGGTATACATCGTGGGACGCAAGGACAAGACAGCCGAAAGCATGGAGCCCGGCGGACGCATGAGCGTGGCAGACCTGCTGGAAGATCTGGATTTGACCCGGCCGGTAATCATGATGGATCATCAGCCTACGGGCTTCGCCGCTGCCGCTGAAGCGGGGGTCGATGTGCTTCTGTCGGGACATACCCACCGGGGACAGATTGCGCCCAATCATTGGATAACGAAGCGGCTGTTCGAGCTGGACTGGGGCTATTTAAACAAAAATAACCTGCATGTGATCGTGTCCTCCGGATATGGCACATGGGGACCGCCGATCCGGCTTGCCAGCCGGTCGGAAATCATCAGCCTTTCGCTGACACCTTCCGGTTGA
- a CDS encoding ABC transporter ATP-binding protein codes for MNILEADKIYKSYGNKFNRQEVLKGIDIVIGKGEFVSIMGASGSGKTTLLNVLSSIDKVSGGTIHISGTEMTAMKEKQLAEFRKQHLGFIFQDYNLLDTLTVKENILLPLSISKTPRAEAERRFQEVAGELGIYEVRDKYPNEISGGQKQRTSAARAFIHEPSIIFADEPTGALDSKSASDLLNKLSELNQRREATILMVTHDPVAASYCSRVIFIRDGQIYTQLNKGSQDRQTFFKDIMKTQGVLGGVQVEH; via the coding sequence ATGAACATCCTCGAAGCGGACAAAATCTATAAGAGCTATGGCAATAAATTCAACCGGCAGGAGGTGCTGAAGGGAATTGACATCGTGATCGGCAAAGGCGAGTTCGTCAGCATTATGGGCGCCTCCGGTTCCGGCAAAACTACGCTCCTCAACGTCCTCTCCTCCATCGATAAGGTCAGCGGCGGAACGATTCATATAAGCGGAACCGAAATGACAGCGATGAAGGAGAAGCAGCTGGCCGAGTTCCGCAAGCAGCATCTCGGGTTTATTTTTCAGGACTATAATCTGCTCGACACGCTAACGGTGAAGGAGAACATTCTGCTGCCCCTGTCCATTTCGAAGACACCAAGAGCAGAGGCTGAGCGCAGATTTCAAGAGGTGGCTGGCGAACTCGGCATCTACGAGGTAAGAGATAAATATCCGAATGAAATTTCAGGGGGGCAGAAGCAGCGTACCTCCGCCGCCAGAGCGTTCATCCATGAGCCGAGCATCATCTTTGCGGACGAGCCGACGGGAGCGCTGGACTCCAAATCGGCCTCCGATCTGCTGAACAAGCTGAGCGAGCTGAACCAGCGCCGGGAGGCGACCATTCTGATGGTAACGCATGATCCGGTGGCTGCCAGCTACTGCAGCCGGGTTATTTTTATCCGGGACGGACAGATTTACACGCAGCTGAACAAGGGCTCGCAGGACCGCCAGACCTTTTTCAAGGATATTATGAAGACCCAGGGTGTGCTCGGAGGTGTGCAGGTTGAACATTAA